From a single Candidatus Methylacidithermus pantelleriae genomic region:
- a CDS encoding aminotransferase class V-fold PLP-dependent enzyme → MTLEDILESEELRQKEFPVVQREIFLAHAGVSPLPRRVARKIQEAAERSTLGDQEREEIWQEVEQTRVLASNLLQAEPEEIALLGPTALGLNLVAHGLDWRPGEEIIYYPGDYPSNVYPWRTLAQRGAVLIPLQPKVPGQIDPEMVFEALSPRTRLVALSSCHFLSGYLLDYRSIGEELRRRGILFCLDGIQSLGAAELDSRFFDFLSADSHKWLLGPLGAGIFFVKKERQDELFPLLVGAWNVQSPRFIAQSSLVFHPTARRYECGALYALGILGLKASLELLLSVGIEKIRNRLLQLHDFLASRLEQLGWEILSAKFPENRRSGIVSVSHPTHPLQPVFEQLKEQNVRVSLRWDSEAKPYLRFSPHFYNTEEELEKVLHILQHL, encoded by the coding sequence ATGACGTTAGAAGACATTCTGGAATCTGAGGAGCTCCGCCAAAAGGAGTTTCCGGTGGTTCAGAGAGAAATTTTCCTCGCTCATGCGGGGGTCTCACCCTTACCTCGTCGGGTGGCACGCAAAATCCAGGAAGCTGCCGAACGGTCTACCCTCGGCGACCAGGAACGTGAGGAAATCTGGCAGGAAGTCGAGCAAACCCGGGTGCTCGCCTCGAATCTTTTACAAGCAGAGCCCGAGGAAATTGCGCTTCTCGGTCCAACGGCGCTTGGGCTTAACCTGGTTGCTCACGGGCTAGACTGGAGGCCTGGAGAAGAGATCATCTATTACCCAGGCGATTACCCCTCCAACGTATATCCCTGGCGAACCCTGGCTCAACGGGGAGCGGTTCTTATCCCTTTGCAGCCCAAGGTGCCCGGCCAGATTGATCCAGAAATGGTGTTTGAAGCTCTCTCCCCACGGACCCGGTTGGTCGCTCTTTCTAGCTGTCACTTTCTGTCTGGTTATCTTTTGGATTACCGCTCTATTGGGGAGGAACTTCGTCGGAGGGGGATCCTTTTTTGCCTAGACGGTATCCAATCGCTTGGGGCTGCGGAGCTCGATAGCCGATTTTTCGATTTCTTGAGCGCCGATTCCCATAAGTGGCTACTTGGTCCCCTGGGTGCCGGGATTTTTTTCGTAAAAAAGGAACGGCAAGATGAGCTCTTCCCTTTGCTTGTAGGCGCGTGGAACGTACAAAGTCCCCGGTTCATTGCCCAATCGAGTCTTGTATTTCATCCTACGGCTCGCCGCTATGAATGTGGTGCCCTTTACGCTTTGGGGATCCTCGGTTTGAAAGCCTCCTTAGAACTCCTTTTGAGCGTCGGAATCGAAAAGATTCGCAACCGGTTGCTCCAGCTTCACGATTTCCTTGCTTCTCGATTGGAACAACTTGGCTGGGAGATTCTTTCCGCCAAATTCCCAGAGAACCGACGCAGTGGAATTGTTTCGGTGTCACACCCCACCCACCCTCTTCAGCCGGTTTTCGAACAGCTGAAAGAACAAAACGTTCGCGTTTCCCTGCGGTGGGATAGCGAAGCGAAACCGTATCTTCGCTTCTCGCCACATTTCTATAACACGGAAGAGGAACTCGAAAAGGTCCTCCACATCCTGCAACACCTTTAG
- a CDS encoding DNA-3-methyladenine glycosylase: protein MDQKHGNGTQKGKKIPLEAYRLSDPVDRARFFLGKRLVVETTEGRVSGLICETEAYGGAEDRACHGFGNRKTRRNWVLFEEGGIAYVYLCYGMHYLLNFVLGPKGIPLAVLIRAVWIIEGRSLVQLRRKGVDPKNWANGPGRVTQALGIDGSFNGLSLVGDRIWVEETGLVVPEKELEIGSRVGVDYAGDWAKMPWRFRWIGAQNHCLF, encoded by the coding sequence ATGGATCAAAAGCATGGGAACGGAACCCAGAAGGGAAAAAAAATTCCGCTCGAAGCCTACCGGCTCAGTGATCCGGTAGATCGCGCGCGGTTTTTTTTGGGGAAGCGGCTGGTGGTGGAAACAACGGAGGGAAGGGTTAGTGGGCTTATTTGTGAGACGGAGGCCTATGGAGGCGCTGAAGACCGCGCTTGTCACGGGTTTGGCAATCGGAAGACACGACGCAATTGGGTTCTTTTTGAGGAAGGAGGGATCGCCTACGTATATCTCTGCTACGGGATGCATTACCTGCTCAACTTCGTCCTGGGGCCAAAAGGCATCCCGCTCGCAGTCCTCATCCGAGCGGTCTGGATTATCGAAGGGCGCTCCCTTGTGCAGCTAAGAAGAAAAGGAGTCGATCCAAAGAATTGGGCTAATGGTCCAGGCAGGGTAACTCAGGCGCTTGGAATTGACGGGAGTTTCAACGGGCTTTCGCTGGTGGGAGACCGGATATGGGTGGAGGAGACTGGCCTGGTGGTCCCGGAAAAGGAGCTGGAGATTGGCTCCAGAGTCGGCGTGGATTATGCTGGCGACTGGGCCAAGATGCCATGGCGCTTCCGATGGATCGGAGCTCAAAATCATTGCCTTTTCTAA
- a CDS encoding 4-alpha-glucanotransferase, with protein MSSFSRNRSSGLAIPAFALRRAQDLGIGDTLAVREAIAFCRSLGIGYLQLLPIQETGGDHSPYNAVSSIALDPALLATEPGEVPELSAEAWKAARAQLGSAVAASQIEYPRVKQTKLWLLEQAFETFQRKKGSLTEAFQAFCQREADWLPSYCLFRVLIDEHRGDPVWTRWNTELQNPVRARQWLEQHPRKTELERKLSFYAFVQWVAFCQWETVRKKADEEGIALIGDIPYGVNRYSADTWGQPHLFDLSWSGGSPPEPYFQEDPFVARWGQNWGLPLYRWEAHQKEDFAWWARRIAHTTRIFHGFRLDHVLGFFRIYAFPWEPERNREFFPLSPQEVAERTGGRLPRFFPRPDDPPSEANANAVEGARLLKKILDLSQGALVIAEDLGMVPPYVRPILTELGIPGFTIPRFEREPDGTYRSPSTYPPHNVVTYATHDHPPLAVLYEKLWESAQKDPRPEKRAHAYHELTCLLRFAGWAATELPARFPDQLHMRLIEILLASPCWLAVWLAPDLLGTKEWFNRPGTEGGQNWRDRLSLPLTDYLDQEPWKSKLRKVAELLREHNRNHPAAISL; from the coding sequence ATGAGCTCCTTTTCAAGGAATCGTTCCTCGGGCTTAGCAATTCCTGCTTTCGCGCTTCGCCGGGCGCAAGATCTCGGGATCGGTGATACTTTGGCCGTTCGCGAAGCGATCGCATTTTGCCGCTCCCTTGGGATCGGTTACCTCCAGCTTTTACCCATCCAGGAAACTGGCGGTGATCACAGCCCGTACAATGCGGTGAGTTCCATCGCTTTAGATCCCGCGCTTTTGGCAACCGAACCGGGAGAGGTTCCGGAACTTTCCGCCGAGGCTTGGAAAGCTGCCAGGGCGCAGCTAGGCTCGGCCGTGGCTGCCTCCCAAATTGAATATCCGCGGGTAAAACAAACAAAATTATGGCTTTTGGAACAAGCTTTCGAAACTTTTCAGCGGAAAAAAGGATCCCTCACGGAGGCCTTCCAGGCGTTTTGCCAGCGGGAAGCCGATTGGCTTCCATCCTATTGTCTTTTCCGGGTGCTGATCGACGAACATCGGGGAGATCCGGTCTGGACTCGCTGGAACACGGAACTTCAGAACCCCGTCAGGGCTCGCCAGTGGCTCGAGCAACACCCAAGGAAGACCGAGCTTGAACGAAAGCTTTCGTTCTATGCTTTCGTCCAATGGGTTGCGTTCTGCCAGTGGGAAACCGTGCGGAAAAAGGCGGATGAAGAAGGGATTGCGCTCATTGGAGACATTCCCTACGGGGTCAATCGCTATTCCGCAGATACGTGGGGGCAACCCCATCTTTTTGACCTCTCCTGGTCTGGAGGATCGCCCCCAGAGCCCTATTTTCAGGAGGATCCCTTTGTGGCCCGATGGGGGCAAAATTGGGGACTCCCGCTCTACCGTTGGGAAGCTCACCAGAAAGAGGATTTTGCCTGGTGGGCTCGGAGAATTGCCCACACCACACGGATCTTTCATGGGTTTCGATTAGATCACGTGCTAGGGTTTTTTCGGATCTACGCGTTTCCCTGGGAACCCGAAAGAAACAGAGAATTTTTCCCTCTCTCACCTCAAGAGGTGGCCGAGCGTACAGGAGGACGCTTGCCCCGGTTTTTCCCACGGCCTGATGATCCCCCTTCGGAGGCAAATGCCAACGCGGTTGAAGGCGCAAGGTTACTTAAGAAAATCCTCGATCTATCGCAGGGCGCACTAGTGATTGCGGAAGACCTGGGCATGGTCCCCCCCTACGTGCGGCCCATTCTTACGGAGCTAGGCATTCCCGGTTTTACGATCCCCCGGTTCGAGCGCGAGCCCGACGGAACCTATCGCTCTCCCTCGACCTATCCTCCCCACAATGTGGTTACCTACGCAACGCATGACCATCCTCCCCTCGCTGTCTTGTACGAGAAACTTTGGGAATCCGCGCAAAAAGATCCTCGACCCGAAAAGCGGGCACACGCCTATCACGAACTGACGTGTCTTTTGAGATTCGCTGGGTGGGCGGCCACGGAGCTTCCTGCAAGGTTTCCGGATCAACTGCACATGAGGCTGATCGAGATCTTGCTTGCTTCACCTTGCTGGCTTGCCGTTTGGCTCGCGCCGGATCTTTTGGG
- a CDS encoding cysteine desulfurase family protein, with protein MTEKLLYFDHNATTPLAPEVLEEMLPFLRESYGNPSSLHRLGQEASRALQLARERLSAFLHAQPEEIIFTSGGTESNHLAFFSALGTTGRTQFVTTQVEHASVYRLCQFLQRKGYQVHYVGVNKHGQPNWEEFERYISSRSALVSVAWANSETGVLSPIEMIGELCRSQGVLFHCDAVQVAGKLPIEWSQLPMDFLSLSAHKFHGPKGVGALLVRKGVPVEPLFFGGGQEQGRRSGTENVAGIVGMGKAAELASQYLAENGPAKLAELRNWFEDKLLAEIPGVRVVGQGSPRIPNTTSLFVPGTEAYTLVHELSHRGICVSTGSACSSRSVEPSRVLRAMGFSAREARATLRISLSRYTTREELCVLTEILPSLVEEVRRAFSVDSS; from the coding sequence ATGACGGAAAAGCTTCTTTACTTTGATCATAACGCTACCACCCCTTTGGCACCAGAAGTTCTCGAGGAAATGCTCCCGTTTCTGCGAGAAAGCTATGGGAACCCTTCCAGCCTCCACCGCTTGGGCCAGGAAGCCTCCCGAGCCCTCCAACTAGCTCGAGAAAGACTGAGCGCTTTCCTTCACGCCCAGCCGGAAGAGATCATCTTTACCAGCGGCGGAACCGAATCCAATCACCTGGCCTTTTTTTCCGCTCTAGGCACGACCGGTCGAACCCAGTTCGTTACGACGCAAGTCGAACATGCTTCTGTCTACCGCCTTTGCCAGTTTTTGCAACGTAAGGGCTACCAGGTCCACTATGTAGGGGTAAACAAGCACGGACAACCCAACTGGGAGGAGTTTGAGCGGTATATCAGCTCGCGAAGCGCGCTTGTTTCGGTGGCATGGGCCAATAGCGAGACAGGAGTGCTCTCTCCAATAGAAATGATTGGAGAGTTGTGCCGTAGCCAGGGAGTTCTTTTCCACTGCGACGCAGTCCAGGTAGCGGGCAAGCTTCCGATTGAGTGGAGTCAACTTCCCATGGATTTTCTTTCGCTGTCCGCACACAAGTTTCACGGGCCTAAGGGAGTAGGAGCGCTTCTAGTGCGAAAAGGGGTTCCCGTGGAACCTCTCTTTTTTGGAGGTGGGCAAGAACAAGGCCGCCGGTCGGGAACGGAGAATGTAGCGGGGATTGTTGGAATGGGGAAAGCCGCCGAACTTGCCTCCCAGTATCTTGCCGAAAATGGACCTGCCAAACTGGCTGAGCTTCGGAACTGGTTTGAGGACAAGCTATTGGCGGAGATTCCCGGTGTTCGAGTAGTGGGGCAAGGATCTCCGCGCATTCCCAATACAACCAGTCTTTTCGTTCCCGGTACCGAGGCTTATACCCTGGTGCATGAACTTTCTCACCGAGGGATTTGCGTATCGACCGGTTCGGCTTGTAGCTCGCGATCGGTGGAACCGTCACGCGTACTTCGGGCCATGGGTTTCTCCGCCCGGGAAGCTAGAGCGACCCTTCGTATCTCCCTTTCCCGCTACACTACGAGGGAGGAACTTTGTGTCCTTACGGAGATTTTGCCCTCTTTAGTAGAAGAGGTTCGAAGAGCCTTTTCGGTCGACTCCTCGTGA